GCGAGATGCTTGTCCGAGTTGATGGGTGCGCCGCGGGTGGTGTCCGTCGCTTGCTGTGGAAACAGCTTCCAGCGATGAACTGCGGCTCATGATAGACACGCCGCGTCATCCCGTCAAGGAAAAAGTAACACGTCGCGTCAGATTTTGATCTCGAAGGAATAAAAAGGGATTAAATTTCAGTGGGTTAGGCAGTACGCGTTTGTACTACCAGTCTTCGTCTTCCAGGGCCTGCTGCTTTTCTTCCAGCCATTTTTCCAGCGCCATCCGGTCGAAGCGCAGCTCCTCGCCCTCCCGGCGGTAGGGGATGAGCCCCTCCTCGGCCCAGGCGGTAATCACCTGCTCGGAAACCCCGATCAAAAGGCCCAGATCGGCGGCCGTGAGGACGTTCTGCATTGGTTGCTCCTTTTGCCCCGGGTGCGGCGTCGGCAAGCCCGCCCCACTATAGCGGATGGCCGGCCCGGCGGGCGAGGCCCGCCCGTCTTGGAAGGCCCGGGCCGGCCCGTTATGCTCTTTGCCTGCGGGGCGGCCAGTGGAGCCCTCCCTGCCCGGAGTTTTTCAGTCATGGCCCGACGCGCGGGAGTTGCCGACATCTTCAATCTGCTTCGCCAGGACGGCGAGGCGCGCCGCCAGAGCATGCGCGATCTGGTGGACTCGCTGGCGCCGGGCCTCAACGCGCGGATCGAGGCCTTTGAGCGCCGCGCGCGCGAGGAAGCCGCCCGTTTCAACTCCGGCCAGAACGTCAACGACCCCCAGGCCGAGGCCATGGTCGACATGCTCTACGCCTATGTGAAGGGTCTCGAAGAACGCCCCGGCCCCAGGAGCCTGATTCGCAAGCGGGGGCTGAAGATGCTGCGCAAGGTTGTGGTGGAAGTCGAACTCTCCCTGCTTCCCCAGCGCAGCGAGGCCTTCAAGTTGCTGGGCGTCGAGCGCACCGAGAGCGTGGCCACCATCAAGACCAAATTCCGCACCCTGGCCCGCCGCCATCACCCCGATCTGCCTGGCGGGGATCATCGCAAGATGCAGGAACTCAATGAGGCCTACACCCTCATCATGCGGATGAAGGGCGAGAACTAGGCGCGTTCATTTTTCCACGTACAACAAAAAACGCGGCCCGGTGGGCCGCGTTTTTCTTTTTTTCTGATTGAGCCGGGTCAGTCGCTCGAGGAGCTGTCGGAGCTGGACGATCCGCTGCCGCCGCCACTGCCGTAGCCGTCGGCGTACCAGCCGCCGCCCTTGAGGGAGAAGTTGGCGTTGCGCGAGATGAGGCGCTTGACCTCCTGGTCGGGGTGCTTGGGGCAGGTTTTGAGCGCGTCTTCTTTCATCGACTGCTGCACTTCGAAATGGCCGCACTTGGGGCATTCATAGTCGTAGGTCGGCATGGTGTTCTCCTCAGGCACTCCAACTCAGGGAGGATTCCGGCGGCTTGCGCGCGTGGGCGCCCGCCCGGGAAAGCGGGTTAAAGATAAGCGCGAAAATCCTCCGGTCAAGGCTTTTTGCCCACCCTTTGACACGGCGCGCCCTTGGTGCGAATCTTGCGCGCCTTCCGGGAGAATCGAAAAAACCCGGAAAAGATTACAGAAACAGGGGAATTACGCCCGTGGCCGCACCCGTCAAGCTCAAGCCGCTCCCGAAAAGCTCTCCCGTAAAGGGATTCACCTTCGCCCATCTGGCGGGGGGGCTGCGCTATTCGGGCCGTGCGGACATGGCACTCATCGTCGCCGATGAGCCCTGCGTGGCAGCCGGCGTGTTTACCCGCAACCAGGTCGCGGCCGCGCCGGTGGTCGTGTCCAAAGAGGCCCTCAAGAAGGCGCGGCTTCACAAGGCCGTGTTCCTCAATGCCGGGCGGGCCAATGCGGGCACCGGACACGAAGGTGAAAAAGACGCGCGAATCGTCGCGAAGAGTTTTGCCAAAGAGCTCGGCTGCAAGGCCGAGCAGATCCTTCTGTGCTCGACCGGCGTGATCGGCCAGCGCATCGATGCGCACAAGATCGTGGAGAAAGTTCCCGCGATTGTGGGCGGGCTTGGCGCGAAGGACTTCCCCTCGCTCGCTCGCGCGATCATGACG
Above is a genomic segment from Chrysiogenia bacterium containing:
- a CDS encoding helix-turn-helix domain-containing protein — encoded protein: MQNVLTAADLGLLIGVSEQVITAWAEEGLIPYRREGEELRFDRMALEKWLEEKQQALEDEDW
- a CDS encoding J domain-containing protein — encoded protein: MARRAGVADIFNLLRQDGEARRQSMRDLVDSLAPGLNARIEAFERRAREEAARFNSGQNVNDPQAEAMVDMLYAYVKGLEERPGPRSLIRKRGLKMLRKVVVEVELSLLPQRSEAFKLLGVERTESVATIKTKFRTLARRHHPDLPGGDHRKMQELNEAYTLIMRMKGEN
- a CDS encoding zinc ribbon domain-containing protein, with the translated sequence MPTYDYECPKCGHFEVQQSMKEDALKTCPKHPDQEVKRLISRNANFSLKGGGWYADGYGSGGGSGSSSSDSSSSD